The Pseudarthrobacter sp. BIM B-2242 region AGGGCGCCGCTCGTGGACCGTCCAACCGAGCACGTATCGTGCATGCGCCACGATGTCTTCCTGATCTAGACGGGACAGTTCCGGGTTCGGATCGTCCCCCACAATGTTGGCCGCCACGAATCGGCGGACTGCTTCAGCCAGGCGCTTCATTCAGCGACCGTAGGACGCGGCGTGGCCGCACCAACAGCGTAGGCAGTACCCGTTTGCCGGACCCCGGCTACCTGCCTCCTGGCCGGGAAATAAGTGCAGGAACTTTTGCGCAAAGAACTCATGGCGGCGACGTTTGGAGCTGTAACGCCGCAGTAACGCGTCCCCCGAATGCTTGAGCGTGCACATCCATAAAAGGAAAGGTGACACGATGAGCGGACTTCGGAGCGAATGGACGCCGCAGCAAGTGCAGGAGAACCTCGGCGAAGCCAGCGAGAACCTGCCTGAAGCACGGACTACCGACAGGTTTCCGGTAACAGGCACAGCGAGTGGCATGGACTTGCGCGAAGGCGAGGATCTGGACGAGGAGTACGCGGCCGCAGCAGGTCCAGGCAGCGACCTGATGCCCCCGGACCCGCCACGGCGCCCCACGGATCAGGAGGCCCGGTGATGGGCCTCTACTTCAAGAACGGCACCGGGGACACCCTCTTCGTGGCCTACGCCTACCACTCTCCCGGTTGCGAGGGCGGCACGGACTGGTCCAAGAAGGGCTGGTACCGCATCGGGCCCGGTGGCACCGTGAAGGTCTACAGCGGGTGGGCGGGGCCCGGGAAGTACTTCGTCTTCGCCGAGAACGAGTCCCGCACCAGGAGCTGGTCCGGCCCGTTCTTCACGCAACTGCCCTCAAATGCCTTCGACTGGTGCTGGCAAACCGGGAGCAGCAACAGCCGCACGCTAGGTCTGGCCAAATTCGAGGTGGGCTGGGGAATCCTGGACCACACCGTCCGTTTGGCTTGAACCCTGGTCCGGCATACCCGTAACGCGCAAGTAACGGGGTGCGACCTACTCTTCAAATCCATGCCCAAGGAGGCCATAAATGAACGAAGCATCCCTTCCCCAGGACCCTGTGCCTTGGAAAAACGTAGAACAGAGCATCCTCCGTGCGCTCGCCACGGGCGGCGTTAGCGACGAACTGGCACGAGGACTTCTGGAAGATCTATCGGGCTTGGACGTCATCAGGTCCTACCCGATAAAGCCATTCCCCTATGGCATCATCAATCCGGACGGTATAGCTGTTCAGATCGTCCTTGACCGGGACGGCGTACGGAAGTTGGGCGAGAGCCTTATCGATATTGGGCGCCTCGACAGGTTCGAGTACTTTCCTTACGGGATCATCGACCCACAAATTTTCGTTGGACGCGCCGAGTTCCGGTTCTGACCAGCATGCGAGAAGTGAGCGCAGGCTTCGGGCACCGTGTCCTGCAGGTCCACCCGACTTTACGATGCAACTTGAAATGCACCCACTGCTACTCGTCCTCAAGCCCGGCCAACGTCGAAGAAATGGATGTGGAACCCCTTAGGGATGCGATAACGGCGGCGGCCCACCTCGGTTTTCAGTCAATGTCAGTCTCCGGCGGAGAACCACTGATGTACCGGGGCTTGGACGAGCTGCTTGCCCATGCCAGGTCGATCGGGATGCGGACCGGTGTTGTGACCAACGGGGCTCTGGTGTCAAAGGACAAGGTGAAACAGCTTGCCGCCCTGGTAGACGTGGTGGCCGTCAGCTTGGATGGCCCGAAAGATCTACACAACCGGATCCGGGGGTCCCATCAGTCCTACGACCGGGCTTTGAGGGCTTTGGCCCTGCTCGCAGAGGCCGGCGTCTCCACGGCAGTTCTTCATACGGTTACCAAGGACTCACTGCCCTTCGTGGCAGACCTGGTTTCGACGGCCCGTGAGCACGGAGCTGCCGTTGTGCGGCTTCATCCGCTGGAGCTCTACGGCCGGGCAGCCGGGTCAATGGGCGGTCAGGCTTTGGACGAGGGAGACAAGAACAGGCTCTACCTCCAGGCACTCGCTTTGGACAAGCTGCTGGGTGGCGGGATGAGGGTCGAAACGGACCTCATCCTCCGTGCCCAGATTCTTGGTGCGCCGGAAAGAGTCTATGCCTCGCCCTTCCACAGCGACGGAAGTGCCAGCGGGGTGGGCCTCATTGACACCCTCGTGCTCGGCGCGGACGGCGACGTCATACCCGTGGCCTACGGAATGAACAGCTCTTACCGGATCTGCTCGCTCCGTGAGTCCGGTCTGGCTGATGGATTTCAAAACTTCGTGGATTGCAGGTACGAGGGTTTTTTGAACCTCTGCAGGAGTCTGTACCAGCGGTTGGAGTCAGAAAGCCGTTTGGTCGTGAACTGGCACGAATTACTGGTGGCGGCCAGCAACAAAGAGCCGTTGTTGGCTGCTGCCGGCTAACCCCGCGAATGAACGACCCTTGATGTTTACCCTCGCGAAACGTCGCCCCGCTTAGAATCATGGAATGGGGACAAAACAACACACCACATTCTGCCCATCCTGCGGTAAGTCAACCAAGCACGTGACCCGTTACCAAAAGGACGACGGCGGCAGCCAGTTACGAGCGACCGTCCAGTGCACTGAACACGCGGAATCGCCGGCCTAACCTACGTCGGCAGAATCGGCGCTAACCAACCACTCGGCCCGTTGCCGAGCTGGGTTAGCGGGTTAGTACGAAGGTAACAATAGCTACACCCACCAATAGGACGGTGCTCAGTAACACGATCCGCGGCAGGCCTCGCTTGACTGGGGTGGGATTTCTGCGGCGTCCGTGCCGGCGCTCAACAATCTGTGCCATGCAGTTGACCTTATCCAGCGTCCAAGTATGGCACCCGCGTATCGACTACTTGTTTTGGGAACACCCGAATACTTGGCATGGGCGAGGACGGCGTCAGCCGGACCACGTTGAAAGCCCCTCCTGGGAGGGGCTTTCAACGAAGTGCGGGCGTTCTACAGGTCCGAAAGCACCGATCCCGGGTTCTCGATGGCGTCCGCGACGAACCGGAGGAACCCGGCTGCCGTGCCGCCGTCGCACACGCGGTGATCGAACGTGAGCGTCAGTTCGGTGACCTTGCGGACCGCGAGTTCCCCGCTCACCACCCACGGCTTGTCGATGATGCGCCCGACCCCGAGGATCGCCACCTCGGGGTGGTTGATGATGGCCGCGGAGCCGTCCACGCCGAACACCCCATAGTTGTTCAGCGTGAAGGTTCCGCTGCCCAGTTCCTCCGGGGTTGCCTTCCCCTCGCGTGCGACGGCGGTGAGCCGGCGGATCTCTCCGTCCAGTTCGCGGGCGCTGAGTTTGTCCGCGTTCCGGATGGAAGGGACCATCAGTCCGCGGTCCGTCTGGGCCGCGAAGCCAAGGTTGACGCCGCCGAAGGACACGATCTCCTGGGCGCCGCCGTCAGTGGTCTCGATGCGGGTATTCAGCTCCGGGAATCGTTTTAACCCGGCCGTGACAAAACGGGCGATGAAGGCCAACAATCCCGGCGTAGCGTGCGAATCGGCCTTCTTCAGGCCCGCGCGGAGCTCCACCAGCGCGGTGGCATCAACGTCAACCCAGACTGTGGCTTCGGGAATCTCCTGCCGGCTTCGGGCCATGTTGGCCGCGACGGCCTTACGGACACCCTTGACCGGCGTCCGGGCGGAAATATCGAGGCCGGTCCGGGAGTCAACAGCGCCCTGGGTTGCGGCAGGCTCAACTACCGGGCTCACCTCAACAGTTGGGCTCTCCTTAACGGCCGGGATAATGGCGGCTTCGACATCCCGGCGCATGATCAGGCCGCTGTCGCCGGAGCCGTGCAGCTCGCCGAGGTCCACACCGTGCTCACGGGCCATCCGCCGGACCAGCGGCGAAATGACCGCGCCAAGCTTCCCGGGTACCCGTGTACGGAGCAGCGAGAGGTCCACATCCTGGGTCTCGGCGGGATTAGTTGCGGCAGGCTCAACTACCGGGGTCCGCGGTGCCCGCGAGCGCCGCGACTGACCTTCGCCGCCGGGCGTCCCGTAGCCGATCAGCACGTTGCCGGACCCCGCCTTCTCCTCCTCGCGGTAGGCGTTGGCTGCTACCGCAGCCGGCGCGGATGATGCCGGCGCGGAGGCCGGCGAAGGGGCGGGGGCGGCATCATCCGCGCCGGACTCACGCGCTAGAGAACCAACCGGAGCAACAGAAATCAGCGGCTTCCCCACGTCCAATGTCTGCCCGGGCTCGCCGTGCAGCTCAAGGACCGTGCCGGCGTAGGGCGAGGGCACTTCCACCACGGACTTGGCCGTCTCAACCTCGGCGATGGGCTGGTCCACGAGGATCTCATCGCCCACGGCGACAAGCCAGTTCACCAGTTCGGCTTCGGTGAGGCCTTCGCCGAGATCGGGCAGCAGGAATACTTTGGTTTCGCTCATTGGTCAGTTCTCCCACTGGAGGTCGTCTACGGCGTCGAGGATGCGGTCCACGCCGGGCAGGTAGTAGTGCTCAAGCTTCGGTGCCGGATAGGGGACGTCGAACCCCGTCACCCGGCGGATCGGCGCTGCTAAATAGTGGAAGCAGCGTTCCTGGACCCGCGCCACTATCTCGGAGGATACGGATGCGAAGCCGTGCGCTTCGGCGATCACCACGGCCCGGCCGGTCTTACGTACCGACGCGCACACTGTCTCGTCATCGAACGGAACGATCGAGCGTACATCGATGACCTCCAGGAAGCGGCCCTCCTCTGCTGCGGCTGCGGCCGCTGCGAGGGCCGTGGGCACGGACGATCCGTAGGCGATCAGCGTTGCGTCAGTTCCGGAACAGGCGACGGCGGCCCGGCCTTCCGATGACGTCCCGGCTTCTGTGTTGGCTGAGTGCTGAGCCCTTAGCTGGTCCAGGTCCACCATGTCCTTGGACCAGTACAGCTTCTTGGGCTCCATAAACATGACCGGGTCGTCCGAATCGATGGCCTCCCGCAGCATCCGGTAGCCGTCGGCAACGGTGGCGGGAGTGAACACTTTTAGGCCTGCGGTATGGGCGTAGTAGGACTCCGAGGAGTCGCAGTGGTGCTCCACTCCCCCGATGCCGCCGGCATACGGAACCCGGATCACCATGGGCAGCTTCAGGGCGCCCTTGGTGCGGTTGTGCATCTTGGCCACGTGGCTGACAATCTGCTGGAAGGCCGGGTAGGCGAAGGCATCAAACTGCATCTCCACCACGGGACGCATGCCGTTCATGGCCATCCCCACGGCCATGCCCACAATGCCGGACTCCGCCAGCGGCGTATCGAAGCAGCGCTGCTCGCCGAAGGTTTTGGTCAGCCCATCCGTGATGCGGAAAACGCCGCCCAGCATGCCGACGTCCTCACCGAAGACCAAAACCGTC contains the following coding sequences:
- a CDS encoding DUF1036 domain-containing protein, encoding MGLYFKNGTGDTLFVAYAYHSPGCEGGTDWSKKGWYRIGPGGTVKVYSGWAGPGKYFVFAENESRTRSWSGPFFTQLPSNAFDWCWQTGSSNSRTLGLAKFEVGWGILDHTVRLA
- a CDS encoding radical SAM protein → MREVSAGFGHRVLQVHPTLRCNLKCTHCYSSSSPANVEEMDVEPLRDAITAAAHLGFQSMSVSGGEPLMYRGLDELLAHARSIGMRTGVVTNGALVSKDKVKQLAALVDVVAVSLDGPKDLHNRIRGSHQSYDRALRALALLAEAGVSTAVLHTVTKDSLPFVADLVSTAREHGAAVVRLHPLELYGRAAGSMGGQALDEGDKNRLYLQALALDKLLGGGMRVETDLILRAQILGAPERVYASPFHSDGSASGVGLIDTLVLGADGDVIPVAYGMNSSYRICSLRESGLADGFQNFVDCRYEGFLNLCRSLYQRLESESRLVVNWHELLVAASNKEPLLAAAG
- a CDS encoding dihydrolipoamide acetyltransferase family protein, which gives rise to MSETKVFLLPDLGEGLTEAELVNWLVAVGDEILVDQPIAEVETAKSVVEVPSPYAGTVLELHGEPGQTLDVGKPLISVAPVGSLARESGADDAAPAPSPASAPASSAPAAVAANAYREEEKAGSGNVLIGYGTPGGEGQSRRSRAPRTPVVEPAATNPAETQDVDLSLLRTRVPGKLGAVISPLVRRMAREHGVDLGELHGSGDSGLIMRRDVEAAIIPAVKESPTVEVSPVVEPAATQGAVDSRTGLDISARTPVKGVRKAVAANMARSRQEIPEATVWVDVDATALVELRAGLKKADSHATPGLLAFIARFVTAGLKRFPELNTRIETTDGGAQEIVSFGGVNLGFAAQTDRGLMVPSIRNADKLSARELDGEIRRLTAVAREGKATPEELGSGTFTLNNYGVFGVDGSAAIINHPEVAILGVGRIIDKPWVVSGELAVRKVTELTLTFDHRVCDGGTAAGFLRFVADAIENPGSVLSDL
- a CDS encoding alpha-ketoacid dehydrogenase subunit beta codes for the protein MSPTVTTSSEANGNVSAATARAAATAAASQEATGPQSITMAKALNRALADAMQADETVLVFGEDVGMLGGVFRITDGLTKTFGEQRCFDTPLAESGIVGMAVGMAMNGMRPVVEMQFDAFAYPAFQQIVSHVAKMHNRTKGALKLPMVIRVPYAGGIGGVEHHCDSSESYYAHTAGLKVFTPATVADGYRMLREAIDSDDPVMFMEPKKLYWSKDMVDLDQLRAQHSANTEAGTSSEGRAAVACSGTDATLIAYGSSVPTALAAAAAAAEEGRFLEVIDVRSIVPFDDETVCASVRKTGRAVVIAEAHGFASVSSEIVARVQERCFHYLAAPIRRVTGFDVPYPAPKLEHYYLPGVDRILDAVDDLQWEN